AAAGCGCTGGGGCAAGAGCAGGGCATCTGGCTGTGCCAGGACCCCACAGGTCTCCGGGCTCAGTGCCACACCGTCCGTGGGCGCTGCCCCTCCGTGCGGGGGCTCCGTCGGCCCCACCGGTCCCTCTGCCAGTGTCTGCTGCGTGCGTGTGCGTGCGTGCATGCGTGTGCGCCGGCGGCGGGCAGCTATACCCGGGTGGTGGAGTGTGAGTGTGGGAGCCCCGTGCTGTTGAAGCCGGCAGTGAAGGTGTTGTAGGGGTGCAGGGTCTGCAGCCCCACCAGCGAGTTGGGGATCATGGTGATGGTGTTGGGGGTCATGAGAGGGATGTCGTCCGGAGAGCGGCGCAAGGTGAGGGTGTAGTCGGGCAGAGCAGCCAGGCGCAGGGCGTCGTGGGGCGGCACAGCCTCGCACTCATGGTGCCCCTGGCTCACCTGCAAGGAGGGCATCTCCTCATCGGGCGCGTGGGCGATGTCGTTGGCAGCACCACGCTGGGGGCTGGGCTGCCGGTGTGTGTCCTGCCGGCGCTTGTCCTTGCGGTAGTAGAGGGCAGCGAAGGCCAGCAcgttgaggaagaggagggaggcgCCCACGGCGATGGTGACGCTCAGCTCAGTGGAGTAGTCACGGGGGCTCTCGAGCAGAGTGCCTGCCTCCTGCTCCGGGCTCCACTTCTCCTTCCCGTTCTCACTGTTGTAGGCGGGTGAGATGGCAGGGCGCTTGGTGGTCCAGATCTTGCCGTTGGGCCGGCGGGTGATGTGGGAGTTCTGCGTGGTGTCAGGTGGCGGCActttggtggtggtggaggtgtaGTGGAACATATCATGCAGGTTGTACAGGTGGGGGACCAGGTGCTTCCAGAAAGCTACCTTGGTGGCCCGGTAGTGGTCACGTACCCGTGGCTTCAGCCCGATGTGCAGGTACAGCTGGTCGCGGGGGTTGTACTTAGACCAGGCCACCTCCTCAAACCGGTTGGCCTTTGTGTGGATGAACTTGGTGTCCTGGGGGACAGGCTTGTTGGGGTCCCTGCgaaacacaggcaaaacagaGCTAGCACTGTGAAAAGCTGGAGACGCAAGGAGGGAAAGGCGGACACAGAGATGGAGGCTGGGGGAACCTTTGCCAGTGGTTGGCGAAAGGTCCTGCATGGCTGGGCAGCACTCAACCCTGGGTCAAGTCTCACCCACGACAACCACAGCCAACCAACCTCCCCACCCCTGCACTTGGTCAAGTCCTGTCCCAAGGACTGGCCACACTCTCAGCCTCTCACTGTGTGTTGATGCTCTGACCCCAGTGAAGGCGCAGCACGCAGACCTCTGTGCACGGGGGCCTCAGTGTCCCACACCAGGCATGACACCCCCCCACCACAGCACACTCCCGAGGGACGCAGACCCCCCAGACACAGCACCTGTTCCCACTCACCCTGTCTTGGCAAAGTTGGTCCAGTAGGTCATCACCACGGCGCTGAGCATGACGTCGTTCTTGGAGAAGTTGCAGGGAAAGAGGTCTGTGGGGCCAATCATGGGGATCCCGAACACATAAGGCACCTCGTCCCCATGGGCCGCGTCAGACCATGCAGGCTTCATCAGGCTCTGGCAGTGGTGGTAGAAGGCGTAGAAGTAGGTGGGGGAGCCATAGCGGGCATGCAGGTCAGCCGTCACCACCGACGGCTCTACCCACTGGTGGTCGGTGAAGAGGGCCACCAGAGTCTTGCGACGTGTCTCGGGGTTGTCCCTGTCGGCCCAGTCCGTGTACATGAACTTGATGGTTTCCCGCAAGGTGTCCTTGCCCTCCGGGTAGCCATACAGGTTGTCTACAAAGTTGGAGACGGAGTAGTCAAAGTCACTGCCCGAGACGCCATCCTCAGGGTCCACCACGCCCTCCACGAACTTCAGCCCCTCGCCCTGGTTGACCCCCAGCATGATATCGTAGTTGAGGAACTCGCCCTGCTCCATCAGGATCTCCGGGTCGTCCGGGATCACATCTCCGTCAATGACCGGCCCGAAGGCCACGTGGTAGCGAGCCGGCTGGATGTCTTGCTCCACCAGCTCCTTGGCACTCTTCTGCCGCAGGCAGTCCACCATGTCCACTGTGTCCAGCACGTTGCAGCCCACCTTGTCAGCCAGCATGCTGGTGTACTTCACGGGCTGGTAGTTCACCGCCCAGCTGGAGAGCGCGGAGCCGCTCTGGATGATGGCTCTCTGGAAGAGACCTGCAAGACAGGCAAGGAGTGGAGGAAGCTCGCAGCGGGGTGAGCGCCGTTCCAACACCCCAGTGCTGCAGTGCAGGATGCAGTGTGGAAAAGGCATCGATGCTCTTGGACCCCTGCAAGGACCCAGCTCCAGCCTGCTCCTAGCCTTGACCCAGGCTGTGCTGAACACTGAGCCGAGCTCACACAGGGGGCTCAGCTCAGGGCCACCACAAGGGTGGCAGGGTGACAGTTGGACACGCAGTGGGAGCTCCTGGCAGCAACCAAGGGTTGTTGTGCTCCCTGAGGATCCCATTGCAGGGGATggcctggcatccctctgtcccAGCGCGGGGAGGAGAGGGGCCATGGTTGCATCACAGCCTGGCCTTGCCGAGCAGCCCGCCCTGACCCTGCCACTTCAAGGACTCCTGAGCCCCTGAGGGGCACATGCTGCCCCTGGCTCAGTGCCATCCTCCAGCCCAGGGTGGCACCGGCTTCACTGAGCAGTCAggctgcaggctggcagcagcGGGAGGGTTAACGCCTGCCTGGGGACACTTAACCCTGCATGTCCCACCCCACCGCTTTGTCAGggtccccctcacccccctccctgccgcTTCCTGCCCAGCTGGGGCTGCTCGGTGCCAATCCGGCCCTGCGAGAGCACGCTGCCAGATGCACAAAGAAGGCCTTTCTGCCACCGGGAACACAGAGGGAGTGGACTTTCGCCCTGGAAAACGGGGCCACAAAGGCCCTGGCCCAGGCGGAGGAATGCGTGGCTGCGCTCCAGCCCCATGTCAATGGTGCTTGTGCACAGAATACAAAGGGCGGCGAGGAAGTGGAGCCTCCGGGGCGGTGAAAGGCAGCTGGGCTCGGGGTGCACCCTGGGGTCCCTGCTCTCCAGCCAGTCCTCTGCTGCACCCCAAGCACTGCCTGCGCCCTCACCAGACCTCAGCACTTGCTCACCACGACGGACTGTCTCAGGTGGTCCCCAAATGGTGCTGGCACAGCAGCATGGTGTCCACAGGACTGCCCCTGGCCCCCTGTAATGCGGAGGCACCTGTGTGAGACCCCCTGTGCAGCCAAGGCcgtgctgctctgcagggcagcaTGCACCTTCCTGCAGCAGAAGTGTTTGGAGGCTCCTGGCTCCTGGCCACCATGTCCATAGCTCTTGTCTGCACGCACAGTCCTTGCTCTGCCAAGTACCTGACGTACAGTCCCATGCGCTCGGACAAAGAGAAGTCACAAGCTCTGTTTGTCACCTCCTGATGCCCTAGAAAGCCGTACCCAGTCTACGGGCTGGAGACTGGCCATGGGTTTGCTTGCTCTGCACCATCATCCACGTGCCAAAGAGCCAGGATGGGGGTTCCCTGGCTCCCAGGAGAtgctgtcccagcagcagctaTTACTCCCTG
The window above is part of the Strix aluco isolate bStrAlu1 chromosome 10, bStrAlu1.hap1, whole genome shotgun sequence genome. Proteins encoded here:
- the NLGN3 gene encoding neuroligin-3 isoform X2; the protein is MWLILWRSPLLPPVLQVPELVAGWDLRLTLWVLSFASAVVRMEAQVYSPTVNTHYGKLRGVRVPLPSEILGPVDQYLGVPYAAPPVGEKRFMPPEPPPSWSGIRNATHFSPVCPQNIHNAVPEIMLPIWFTSNLDIVATYIQDPNEDCLYLNIYIPTEDGASAKKQGEDLADNDGDEDEDIRDSGAKPVMVYIHGGSYMEGTGNMIDGSVLASYGNVIVITLNYRVGVLGFLSTGDQAAKGNYGLLDQIQALRWVSENIAFFGGDPLRITVFGSGIGASCVSLLTLSHHSEGLFQRAIIQSGSALSSWAVNYQPVKYTSMLADKVGCNVLDTVDMVDCLRQKSAKELVEQDIQPARYHVAFGPVIDGDVIPDDPEILMEQGEFLNYDIMLGVNQGEGLKFVEGVVDPEDGVSGSDFDYSVSNFVDNLYGYPEGKDTLRETIKFMYTDWADRDNPETRRKTLVALFTDHQWVEPSVVTADLHARYGSPTYFYAFYHHCQSLMKPAWSDAAHGDEVPYVFGIPMIGPTDLFPCNFSKNDVMLSAVVMTYWTNFAKTGDPNKPVPQDTKFIHTKANRFEEVAWSKYNPRDQLYLHIGLKPRVRDHYRATKVAFWKHLVPHLYNLHDMFHYTSTTTKVPPPDTTQNSHITRRPNGKIWTTKRPAISPAYNSENGKEKWSPEQEAGTLLESPRDYSTELSVTIAVGASLLFLNVLAFAALYYRKDKRRQDTHRQPSPQRGAANDIAHAPDEEMPSLQVSQGHHECEAVPPHDALRLAALPDYTLTLRRSPDDIPLMTPNTITMIPNSLVGLQTLHPYNTFTAGFNSTGLPHSHSTTRV
- the NLGN3 gene encoding neuroligin-3 isoform X3 produces the protein MWLILWRSPLLPPVLQVPELVAGWDLRLTLWVLSFASAVVRMEAQVYSPTVNTHYGKLRGVRVPLPSEILGPVDQYLGVPYAAPPVGEKRFMPPEPPPSWSGIRNATHFSPVCPQNIHNAVPEIMLPIWFTSNLDIVATYIQDPNEDCLYLNIYIPTEDDIRDSGAKPVMVYIHGGSYMEGTGNMIDGSVLASYGNVIVITLNYRVGVLGFLSTGDQAAKGNYGLLDQIQALRWVSENIAFFGGDPLRITVFGSGIGASCVSLLTLSHHSEGLFQRAIIQSGSALSSWAVNYQPVKYTSMLADKVGCNVLDTVDMVDCLRQKSAKELVEQDIQPARYHVAFGPVIDGDVIPDDPEILMEQGEFLNYDIMLGVNQGEGLKFVEGVVDPEDGVSGSDFDYSVSNFVDNLYGYPEGKDTLRETIKFMYTDWADRDNPETRRKTLVALFTDHQWVEPSVVTADLHARYGSPTYFYAFYHHCQSLMKPAWSDAAHGDEVPYVFGIPMIGPTDLFPCNFSKNDVMLSAVVMTYWTNFAKTGDPNKPVPQDTKFIHTKANRFEEVAWSKYNPRDQLYLHIGLKPRVRDHYRATKVAFWKHLVPHLYNLHDMFHYTSTTTKVPPPDTTQNSHITRRPNGKIWTTKRPAISPAYNSENGKEKWSPEQEAGTLLESPRDYSTELSVTIAVGASLLFLNVLAFAALYYRKDKRRQDTHRQPSPQRGAANDIAHAPDEEMPSLQVSQGHHECEAVPPHDALRLAALPDYTLTLRRSPDDIPLMTPNTITMIPNSLVGLQTLHPYNTFTAGFNSTGLPHSHSTTRV
- the NLGN3 gene encoding neuroligin-3 isoform X1, coding for MWLILWRSPLLPPVLQVPELVAGWDLRLTLWVLSFASAVVRMEAQVYSPTVNTHYGKLRGVRVPLPSEILGPVDQYLGVPYAAPPVGEKRFMPPEPPPSWSGIRNATHFSPVCPQNIHNAVPEIMLPIWFTSNLDIVATYIQDPNEDCLYLNIYIPTEDVKRISKECTRKPNKKICRKGGASAKKQGEDLADNDGDEDEDIRDSGAKPVMVYIHGGSYMEGTGNMIDGSVLASYGNVIVITLNYRVGVLGFLSTGDQAAKGNYGLLDQIQALRWVSENIAFFGGDPLRITVFGSGIGASCVSLLTLSHHSEGLFQRAIIQSGSALSSWAVNYQPVKYTSMLADKVGCNVLDTVDMVDCLRQKSAKELVEQDIQPARYHVAFGPVIDGDVIPDDPEILMEQGEFLNYDIMLGVNQGEGLKFVEGVVDPEDGVSGSDFDYSVSNFVDNLYGYPEGKDTLRETIKFMYTDWADRDNPETRRKTLVALFTDHQWVEPSVVTADLHARYGSPTYFYAFYHHCQSLMKPAWSDAAHGDEVPYVFGIPMIGPTDLFPCNFSKNDVMLSAVVMTYWTNFAKTGDPNKPVPQDTKFIHTKANRFEEVAWSKYNPRDQLYLHIGLKPRVRDHYRATKVAFWKHLVPHLYNLHDMFHYTSTTTKVPPPDTTQNSHITRRPNGKIWTTKRPAISPAYNSENGKEKWSPEQEAGTLLESPRDYSTELSVTIAVGASLLFLNVLAFAALYYRKDKRRQDTHRQPSPQRGAANDIAHAPDEEMPSLQVSQGHHECEAVPPHDALRLAALPDYTLTLRRSPDDIPLMTPNTITMIPNSLVGLQTLHPYNTFTAGFNSTGLPHSHSTTRV